The nucleotide window ataattatttataaaacagaaaatatgacaATTCctggtgggaaccaattactaccattgaagcacatggacctgggagattGCTATTAGgaattgtcagattccctgcctGATAAATATAGCTCAAAGAATACATAACATAATATTGAGGTAAGTTTCCAAGGAGACCAAGTTCAGTACTGTATAGGGAATGACAGATGAAGGTGATAAAAACCCACGCAGGCTGCCACCTGTATTGCCTTGCACAAATACAAACTCCCACTGTCCACGGCCTCAtcacctagaaaaaaaactgagGGTCTTTGTGTTTACTATAACTTAGCTAAGCTTACAATAAGCTAATAGACATAGCCTAGTGGTGGTAGTTTGACAATGGATTACCAAAGCTCCTAACAGGATGTGTAACTTTCTGTCCTATATTATTCAGTAAAAGAGGACACAACCATCACCATTCATGTTTCAGAAGATTGGGAGTCTGGGTAATTTGCCCATTAATGAACAAGAACATATGGGCGTGTCaatcttattttaaaaacaaagaaaccatctagctgttttttttatctttataaaaacgttagggaaaaaaaatccaatttaacaTAAAAGCTATGTAAATGCCAACAATGACCCTTTCTTATTTGGTCccttaaatgtagcaatattttgtaataactTTATATGTGGGGGTAAAAATAGTGCCAATCCACAAAAAATCTTGTCAGCCGATAACATTCCGTGTTCTCGGAGCTCAGCTCAGTTACATTGTTCGCAGCTATTTCTTAGCTCTATAACTACTAAAGACCCTCTTCCCTCTATGTTatagagaagaggaaaggaaaaggTTTTCTATAGTCTTTTCCTAACGTAACTATGCTGTTTTTGTTACAAGCACAGCATTATCAAAAAACGCTTTCCTGCCCCCACAGATACTTTACAAAGAAGAGAATGGAAACAAACACAAATGTTAAGCTCAAAAAAGATTACCACCATCAATATAAAAAGTCCTATTTAAGAAATGTACCCATATTGGTTACTTATGTTAACTGGACCACAACATATATTGTTCCAATCTAAGGTATAATCTGCCTATACACCACAGTTAGAGAGATATTAGACAGTAAACATTTCTGGGAGAGATTTTGGTAGcttatttatacagaaaaaacaaatatatcaagtTATGACATACATTAAACCCCCTCAACACACTTTTGAAACTTTTGAACTgtacttgtatatattttgttttttctaaaatataaaaataaatgtgtgattcTGTAATTAGAAATATTACCATGACTactatacacagaaaaaatacatctTACATTGAAATCAAAGGTGCAGGAAAGCTCAGTAACTTGTGAGAACAGTATTTATTCGACCACTGGTAAAAATTACCAGGCTACAACATAGCAGTTATAACTGCATTATATTCACACTATGAAAGAGCAAGAAATATAACTGTACGTCTAAATATACATTCATAAAAGCATCACAAATGATCCCTAATCAAGTGCTGTAACAAAAAGGAAGATTTGGAAGCAATGTGGTAAAAGACATTAAATTGTTGGTGCTATGCACCAtgagaacacaaaaaaatcacttattgTATTTGTACAATGGCATAATTAGAAATAGAATATTAAACTTAATGTATGCGCAAGAACCCTCAACAAAGTTACAAAGTCTTCATACATATTAATGTTctcaaagcataaaaataaatctaGCAAGTTCAGTATACACAAATTATTGATAATATGGCCTGTATCGAGCCTGATCAGGATGATGTGGTCCAGGAATAGGTGCTTGGGATGGTGGACCCTGCATTCTTGGAGGTGGTGGTGGTCCTCTAGGTGCAGGCCATATACTTGGACTCATGCCCCCAGGTTGTGTGAAAGGTGGGCTGAGAGTTCCTTGCTCTTCACTGAATTGTGGCAAAGTGTTAGGATTGTAATGATGTGGAGGAGGGGCATTTACAGGTGGACCACCATGCTGGGGTGGTGGAGGTCCTGGTGGTGGATGATTCATGTATGGTGGCATCTGAGCAATTATATGTCCAGGTGGAGGGGTAATTGGAGGAGGAGCAGATGTCATAGGTGGCGGGGGTCCTTGACTGTATACCATATGAGGTGTACCAGCAGCCTGAGGTGGATGTTGCATTGGATGACTAattggaggaggaggcggtgggggaGGAGCATAATGTTGCTGCGGAGGCATAATATGGTGAGGGTGCGTTACCACAGGTTGACCAGGATACTCAGGATGGTGAAGAGCTGGACCAGGTCCCTGAGGAGCTTCCCTGGCCCCTGAATTAGAATCATCCTGGATAGGTACAGTTATTAAATTACTATGTTTTCTAGTATTAATTCGGAAAGCATCTTGACTAACTGGGCGAGGAGGAGGTGGTGCCATGGACATTTCAGCAGGGGAAGCCCGCATATCTTCATGCTGTTGATTAAAATGCTCATGGGGCACGTGCTGAATTGGTGGGGGGGGCATCAGTATGTGCTGTTTAGGAGGCATATGACTCAAGTGGTGCTTATCAGGGGGCATTAAAAAACGATCAGGGATTTCTGTAGGAGGTGGGGCCATTGGAGGATGAATTGGTTCAGGCTGTGGACGATTGTTAGGTTTTGCAGATCGCATATGTCGATGGTTAATATGTGCCTGCAAGTCTCTCTGGGACAAATATGTCCTTTTGCATCCTTGCACAATGCTGCACATGAACAGAGTTCCCCGGGCACACTGCTCAATTCGCTGGACAGGATCGTTGCAGCTGTAAAGGGAACAGGAGGACAAAGTTTAGCAATTTAGAATTA belongs to Pyxicephalus adspersus chromosome 2, UCB_Pads_2.0, whole genome shotgun sequence and includes:
- the CBLL1 gene encoding E3 ubiquitin-protein ligase Hakai isoform X5; its protein translation is MGSLSGLDVRRRIPIKLISKHPNKNKLSPRPPRNMTRIPAKSQQGEEEGFDYNEEERYENKANDMFGNQRRFPAHIFWDFKLNLIGEKDDTPVHFCDKCGLPIKIYGRMIPCKHVFCYDCALLHEKKADKLCPGTLVEESTDTYKRVSCNDPVQRIEQCARGTLFMCSIVQGCKRTYLSQRDLQAHINHRHMRSAKPNNRPQPEPIHPPMAPPPTEIPDRFLMPPDKHHLSHMPPKQHILMPPPPIQHVPHEHFNQQHEDMRASPAEMSMAPPPPRPVSQDAFRINTRKHSNLITVPIQDDSNSGAREAPQGPGPALHHPEYPGQPVVTHPHHIMPPQQHYAPPPPPPPPISHPMQHPPQAAGTPHMVYSQGPPPPMTSAPPPITPPPGHIIAQMPPYMNHPPPGPPPPQHGGPPVNAPPPHHYNPNTLPQFSEEQGTLSPPFTQPGGMSPSIWPAPRGPPPPPRMQGPPSQAPIPGPHHPDQARYRPYYQ
- the CBLL1 gene encoding E3 ubiquitin-protein ligase Hakai isoform X3, which produces MDHSDNDLQGTNSMGSLSGLDVRRRIPIKLISKHPNKNKLSPRPPRNMTRIPAKSQQEGFDYNEEERYENKANDMFGNQRRFPAHIFWDFKLNLIGEKDDTPVHFCDKCGLPIKIYGRMIPCKHVFCYDCALLHEKKADKLCPGTLVEESTDTYKRVSCNDPVQRIEQCARGTLFMCSIVQGCKRTYLSQRDLQAHINHRHMRSAKPNNRPQPEPIHPPMAPPPTEIPDRFLMPPDKHHLSHMPPKQHILMPPPPIQHVPHEHFNQQHEDMRASPAEMSMAPPPPRPVSQDAFRINTRKHSNLITVPIQDDSNSGAREAPQGPGPALHHPEYPGQPVVTHPHHIMPPQQHYAPPPPPPPPISHPMQHPPQAAGTPHMVYSQGPPPPMTSAPPPITPPPGHIIAQMPPYMNHPPPGPPPPQHGGPPVNAPPPHHYNPNTLPQFSEEQGTLSPPFTQPGGMSPSIWPAPRGPPPPPRMQGPPSQAPIPGPHHPDQARYRPYYQ
- the CBLL1 gene encoding E3 ubiquitin-protein ligase Hakai isoform X2, which translates into the protein MDHSDNDLQGTNSMGSLSGLDVRRRIPIKLISKHPNKNKLSPRPPRNMTRIPAKSQQGEEGFDYNEEERYENKANDMFGNQRRFPAHIFWDFKLNLIGEKDDTPVHFCDKCGLPIKIYGRMIPCKHVFCYDCALLHEKKADKLCPGTLVEESTDTYKRVSCNDPVQRIEQCARGTLFMCSIVQGCKRTYLSQRDLQAHINHRHMRSAKPNNRPQPEPIHPPMAPPPTEIPDRFLMPPDKHHLSHMPPKQHILMPPPPIQHVPHEHFNQQHEDMRASPAEMSMAPPPPRPVSQDAFRINTRKHSNLITVPIQDDSNSGAREAPQGPGPALHHPEYPGQPVVTHPHHIMPPQQHYAPPPPPPPPISHPMQHPPQAAGTPHMVYSQGPPPPMTSAPPPITPPPGHIIAQMPPYMNHPPPGPPPPQHGGPPVNAPPPHHYNPNTLPQFSEEQGTLSPPFTQPGGMSPSIWPAPRGPPPPPRMQGPPSQAPIPGPHHPDQARYRPYYQ
- the CBLL1 gene encoding E3 ubiquitin-protein ligase Hakai isoform X4 — encoded protein: MDHSDNDLQGTNSMGSLSGLDVRRRIPIKLISKHPNKNKLSPRPPRNMTRIPAKSQQGFDYNEEERYENKANDMFGNQRRFPAHIFWDFKLNLIGEKDDTPVHFCDKCGLPIKIYGRMIPCKHVFCYDCALLHEKKADKLCPGTLVEESTDTYKRVSCNDPVQRIEQCARGTLFMCSIVQGCKRTYLSQRDLQAHINHRHMRSAKPNNRPQPEPIHPPMAPPPTEIPDRFLMPPDKHHLSHMPPKQHILMPPPPIQHVPHEHFNQQHEDMRASPAEMSMAPPPPRPVSQDAFRINTRKHSNLITVPIQDDSNSGAREAPQGPGPALHHPEYPGQPVVTHPHHIMPPQQHYAPPPPPPPPISHPMQHPPQAAGTPHMVYSQGPPPPMTSAPPPITPPPGHIIAQMPPYMNHPPPGPPPPQHGGPPVNAPPPHHYNPNTLPQFSEEQGTLSPPFTQPGGMSPSIWPAPRGPPPPPRMQGPPSQAPIPGPHHPDQARYRPYYQ
- the CBLL1 gene encoding E3 ubiquitin-protein ligase Hakai isoform X1, with product MDHSDNDLQGTNSMGSLSGLDVRRRIPIKLISKHPNKNKLSPRPPRNMTRIPAKSQQGEEEGFDYNEEERYENKANDMFGNQRRFPAHIFWDFKLNLIGEKDDTPVHFCDKCGLPIKIYGRMIPCKHVFCYDCALLHEKKADKLCPGTLVEESTDTYKRVSCNDPVQRIEQCARGTLFMCSIVQGCKRTYLSQRDLQAHINHRHMRSAKPNNRPQPEPIHPPMAPPPTEIPDRFLMPPDKHHLSHMPPKQHILMPPPPIQHVPHEHFNQQHEDMRASPAEMSMAPPPPRPVSQDAFRINTRKHSNLITVPIQDDSNSGAREAPQGPGPALHHPEYPGQPVVTHPHHIMPPQQHYAPPPPPPPPISHPMQHPPQAAGTPHMVYSQGPPPPMTSAPPPITPPPGHIIAQMPPYMNHPPPGPPPPQHGGPPVNAPPPHHYNPNTLPQFSEEQGTLSPPFTQPGGMSPSIWPAPRGPPPPPRMQGPPSQAPIPGPHHPDQARYRPYYQ